A genomic region of Novipirellula aureliae contains the following coding sequences:
- a CDS encoding helix-turn-helix domain-containing protein: MPKRQKKPPTIQQQLIEAVQASPYSQNQLAKLSAIPQPTINAFVHGKRGLSLESINRLCSVMQLELKPSK, from the coding sequence ATGCCTAAGCGTCAAAAGAAACCGCCGACAATTCAACAGCAGCTAATTGAAGCCGTGCAGGCATCCCCATACAGCCAGAACCAGCTAGCCAAGCTGTCAGCCATTCCCCAGCCGACCATCAACGCTTTTGTACACGGCAAACGGGGGCTGAGTTTGGAAAGCATCAACCGGCTGTGCAGTGTGATGCAGCTGGAACTGAAACCAAGCAAATAG
- a CDS encoding tyrosine-type recombinase/integrase — protein MASIRKRPNGSTELRYIDANSIRRSIYLGKIAKRDAETIGAKVDHIVTRQIAGSTPDPNVAQWLADLPQRLHQKLVKAGLTTARIKPEPEPEPELLPTIKEWTDKYIAEHPGKDSTILLLTVTARSLCKKFGPDRRIDTFTAGDAEDFRKWLQTKGNERKDYKTGLAPNTVRRRLGRTKQFFNKAVKHKLIVDNPFADEKATVTGNDERMMMVPAEWIDACIRKAPCEDWRIILAFARYAGMRKHECLIQRWDDIDLPNNRMIVRSHKTPPVRVCPIFPELRQHLLRAKEMAPEGAEYVQTRYRHDANIGTTLEKIITRAGLVPWPKLLQNLRATRETELMAKYPAKDVTSWLGNSPQVANKHYAMTMQASFDRAIAEGARIAGVTAAVGGNLEKVPLKVPQTLQDKGRNPETRKKPKRENPVNNWVCLASALGGIATKLPRQDSHNRLKHWEIRKPVVWRSYRRSYQDTSRPITRRPNCYDYGRQWMNERGGNCSRQSSRGQATVDKEASRCPECVFGTNVASEAAKPDDALNRESGRLWKCPTWNIFFLKEIGRANESFAKGRFTRP, from the coding sequence ATGGCAAGCATTCGCAAACGACCGAACGGTAGCACCGAGCTACGGTACATCGACGCTAATAGTATTCGACGCAGTATCTATCTAGGCAAGATTGCAAAACGAGATGCCGAAACCATTGGCGCCAAAGTAGACCACATCGTTACCAGGCAGATTGCCGGAAGTACCCCAGATCCTAACGTAGCTCAGTGGCTCGCAGACCTGCCCCAAAGGCTGCACCAAAAACTGGTAAAAGCAGGTTTAACAACTGCACGTATCAAACCAGAGCCGGAACCAGAGCCGGAGCTGCTGCCGACAATTAAAGAATGGACTGACAAGTACATTGCCGAACATCCTGGCAAGGACAGCACTATTCTGCTGCTGACCGTTACAGCTCGCAGCCTGTGCAAAAAGTTTGGACCTGACCGGAGAATAGACACATTCACCGCAGGGGATGCAGAGGACTTTCGCAAGTGGCTACAGACCAAAGGCAACGAACGCAAGGATTACAAAACTGGGCTGGCACCTAACACGGTACGCCGCAGGCTGGGCAGAACCAAGCAGTTCTTTAACAAAGCGGTAAAACACAAACTGATAGTCGATAACCCCTTTGCAGATGAAAAAGCAACCGTCACCGGCAACGATGAACGCATGATGATGGTACCTGCTGAGTGGATAGATGCCTGCATTCGCAAAGCACCCTGTGAGGATTGGCGAATCATCCTAGCCTTTGCTCGATACGCTGGAATGCGAAAACACGAATGCCTGATACAGCGATGGGATGACATCGACCTGCCTAATAACAGGATGATAGTACGCAGTCACAAGACACCACCCGTCAGAGTGTGTCCGATCTTTCCCGAGCTGCGGCAGCACCTGCTGCGAGCAAAGGAAATGGCACCTGAGGGTGCTGAGTACGTGCAGACCCGTTACCGACACGATGCCAACATCGGCACCACACTGGAAAAGATAATCACACGAGCAGGATTAGTGCCCTGGCCGAAACTGCTGCAGAACCTGCGAGCTACCAGGGAAACTGAGCTGATGGCAAAGTACCCTGCCAAGGATGTGACCAGCTGGCTAGGAAATTCCCCCCAAGTGGCGAACAAGCACTACGCCATGACGATGCAGGCATCATTCGACCGAGCAATAGCAGAGGGTGCCAGGATTGCAGGTGTAACTGCAGCCGTCGGGGGTAACTTGGAAAAAGTACCCCTGAAAGTACCCCAGACCTTGCAGGACAAGGGCAGAAATCCCGAGACACGAAAAAAGCCGAAGAGAGAAAACCCTGTAAATAACTGGGTATGTCTCGCATCGGCTTTGGGTGGCATAGCCACTAAGCTCCCCCGACAGGACTCTCACAATCGCCTGAAACACTGGGAAATACGCAAGCCTGTAGTTTGGCGGTCTTACAGGCGGTCTTATCAGGACACATCCAGGCCGATCACGAGACGACCGAACTGCTACGACTATGGGCGGCAATGGATGAACGAACGCGGCGGCAATTGCTCGCGACAATCAAGCAGGGGGCAAGCAACAGTCGATAAAGAAGCATCTCGGTGCCCAGAATGCGTGTTCGGTACAAATGTGGCAAGCGAGGCAGCCAAACCCGATGATGCGTTAAATCGCGAATCTGGGCGTTTGTGGAAGTGTCCAACGTGGAACATTTTTTTTCTAAAAGAAATCGGGCGGGCCAACGAGTCATTCGCCAAGGGCCGTTTCACCCGCCCATGA
- a CDS encoding restriction system modified-DNA reader domain-containing protein — protein MLIIDNRKFVLTKFETEDELESVVVANAEYIFGPSSIYLPKSLIRTSDGTGTIPDGYVVDLDGKQWYIVEAEVSQHSVWSHIAPQVAKQIIAANNPVTKQKIIETVIDRVRDDETLQDKFAEQGIEPIDYRQALAEIVASDPIIGMPIDAVKNDLREWAATLKVDVRLWIVQKYVEFNNPNNVVYEIPEEFRPVFYASPDEPERTARVARYDVSVSDLIESNLISVGQRLVMKYKPRNGDQKSYEAIVLEDGSLEVLGRTFSAPSYAALFCIQDAGSPRSTVNGWTAWRLDNGSTLADIRERLLANDDGDRSH, from the coding sequence ATGCTGATTATCGACAATCGCAAATTTGTACTGACGAAATTTGAAACCGAAGACGAACTCGAGAGCGTGGTCGTTGCCAATGCTGAGTACATCTTTGGGCCATCATCGATTTACCTGCCGAAATCTCTCATTCGCACCAGTGACGGAACTGGGACAATCCCCGACGGATACGTAGTTGATCTTGATGGCAAGCAGTGGTACATCGTTGAGGCGGAGGTCAGTCAACACAGCGTCTGGAGTCACATTGCCCCGCAAGTCGCAAAGCAAATCATTGCTGCCAACAACCCCGTCACAAAACAGAAAATCATAGAAACTGTTATCGACCGCGTTCGGGACGACGAAACGTTACAGGACAAATTTGCAGAACAAGGTATTGAACCGATCGACTATCGCCAAGCCCTTGCAGAGATAGTGGCGAGCGATCCGATCATCGGCATGCCCATCGATGCAGTTAAGAACGATCTTCGCGAGTGGGCAGCCACTCTCAAGGTCGATGTTCGGTTATGGATCGTCCAAAAATACGTCGAATTCAATAATCCAAATAACGTCGTTTACGAAATCCCTGAGGAATTTCGCCCCGTTTTTTACGCGTCTCCTGATGAACCAGAAAGAACGGCGAGGGTTGCGAGATACGACGTTTCGGTTTCAGACTTGATTGAATCGAATCTAATCTCGGTTGGACAACGACTCGTAATGAAATACAAGCCTCGAAACGGAGATCAAAAGAGTTACGAAGCTATCGTGCTTGAGGATGGGTCATTAGAGGTGTTAGGCAGAACGTTCTCTGCACCAAGCTATGCAGCGTTATTTTGTATTCAAGACGCTGGCAGTCCTCGCTCAACCGTCAATGGGTGGACGGCGTGGAGACTCGATAACGGCTCAACGTTGGCGGACATTCGCGAAAGACTATTGGCAAATGATGACGGCGATCGATCGCATTAA
- a CDS encoding helix-turn-helix domain-containing protein has product MANVDITATVSDDDRALIVADVVAAIRPMIESRHTLLVDGDRLAELLGVSRPTIDRLRADSVIPSVLIGRRRLYNPDAVLAALEERK; this is encoded by the coding sequence GTGGCTAATGTAGACATCACTGCGACCGTTTCCGATGACGACCGAGCATTGATTGTAGCCGACGTGGTAGCGGCTATCCGCCCGATGATCGAGAGCCGTCATACGCTCCTGGTCGATGGCGATCGGCTTGCAGAGCTGCTGGGCGTGTCACGTCCTACTATCGATCGGCTACGGGCCGATAGCGTCATTCCTTCCGTGCTCATCGGTCGGCGACGGCTGTACAATCCTGATGCCGTGCTTGCAGCGTTGGAGGAGCGAAAATGA
- a CDS encoding sulfatase family protein, protein MNSLNLDTLTSPRIATLLFTLLSFAAPIDGLAADASPNDKRPNILFCFADDWGWPHGHVYGDEVVRSPALDRIARNGVLFEHAFVSSPSCTPSRNAVITGQAFYRLGEGANLHSTLDRAHPNFVSLLEDAGYQVGHYRKAWGPGDFTAGGYQTHPCGPNSTFDAFIAKLDTSKPFCFWFGTSDPHRPYKLGSGRESGLAIDKIDVPPFYPDEEIIRSDIADYYFEVERFNNEVDLVLDKLEQMGLSDNTIVVISGDHGMPFPRCKGNLYDGGTRVPLAIRWPSKVPIGRRVSDLVSLTDLAPTFLEAAGVRVPAQMTGRSLLPILSSKAEGRIDSSRNAVIVGRQRHTPAQESPSINGYPSRGIRTDEYLLIVNFEPDRWPAGVPSGSTHPINSFADCDNGPTKSRIMECNQDAENQQYYDRCFARRPAEELYVLADDPAQVDNRIDDPSLAEVAKILRNQLYEKLRETNDPLVVGNQKQASAFDRYPYRAKYELNK, encoded by the coding sequence ATGAATAGCCTGAATCTCGACACGCTAACTTCGCCTCGTATCGCTACATTGCTATTCACATTGCTGTCCTTCGCAGCACCGATCGATGGCCTAGCAGCGGATGCTTCGCCAAACGACAAACGTCCGAACATCTTGTTTTGTTTTGCCGACGACTGGGGTTGGCCGCATGGCCATGTCTATGGCGACGAGGTCGTTCGCTCACCTGCACTTGACCGGATCGCTCGCAATGGCGTGTTATTCGAACACGCTTTCGTTTCTTCTCCGTCGTGTACGCCTAGTCGCAATGCAGTCATTACGGGACAAGCGTTTTACCGTCTTGGGGAAGGAGCGAACTTGCATTCGACACTTGATAGAGCACATCCTAATTTTGTTTCGTTGCTAGAGGATGCAGGTTACCAAGTAGGCCATTACCGGAAGGCCTGGGGACCAGGCGATTTTACGGCTGGCGGATACCAAACGCATCCGTGCGGCCCCAATTCAACCTTCGATGCCTTCATCGCAAAACTTGATACGTCGAAGCCATTCTGTTTTTGGTTTGGAACGTCCGACCCTCACCGACCCTACAAACTCGGTAGCGGACGGGAAAGCGGTTTGGCAATCGACAAGATCGATGTGCCTCCCTTCTACCCCGATGAAGAAATCATACGAAGCGACATCGCGGACTACTATTTCGAAGTGGAAAGGTTTAACAACGAAGTTGACTTGGTCTTAGATAAGCTCGAACAGATGGGACTTTCGGACAATACGATCGTCGTCATCAGCGGCGATCATGGGATGCCCTTCCCGCGTTGCAAAGGAAACTTGTATGACGGGGGAACGCGGGTGCCGCTAGCGATCCGTTGGCCGAGTAAAGTGCCGATAGGCCGACGAGTCAGCGATCTTGTCAGTCTGACCGATCTGGCACCAACGTTTCTGGAGGCCGCTGGAGTGCGAGTTCCCGCTCAGATGACCGGTCGTTCGCTACTGCCCATCTTGTCGTCAAAAGCGGAAGGTCGCATCGACTCATCACGGAACGCAGTGATCGTGGGACGCCAGCGACATACGCCGGCGCAAGAGTCGCCCTCGATCAATGGCTACCCATCGCGTGGCATCCGAACGGATGAGTATCTATTGATCGTCAATTTCGAGCCTGACCGTTGGCCAGCGGGAGTGCCGAGCGGGAGTACCCATCCGATCAACTCATTCGCTGATTGTGACAATGGACCAACGAAAAGCCGAATCATGGAGTGCAATCAGGACGCCGAAAACCAACAATACTACGATCGATGCTTCGCTCGGAGGCCAGCGGAAGAATTGTATGTCCTCGCCGACGACCCCGCGCAGGTCGACAATCGAATCGACGACCCAAGTTTAGCCGAAGTGGCTAAGATTTTGAGAAATCAGCTCTACGAAAAGCTTCGCGAAACCAACGATCCGTTGGTGGTCGGCAATCAGAAACAGGCATCCGCCTTCGACCGTTACCCTTACCGAGCGAAATATGAACTAAACAAATAG
- a CDS encoding ATP-binding protein: MATDKDSKWTLHRRIPSDTATGSALVHEIMDAMTKRNWSPQDLFRVQLAYEEAIVNAIRHGNRHDCKKTVEVKMSCDDERVEIQITDQGCGFDPDSIPDPRSEELLEVPGGRGVLLMSEIMSEISYNKAGNQITMIKHKENSESQDE; this comes from the coding sequence ATGGCTACCGACAAGGATTCCAAGTGGACGCTTCATCGTCGTATCCCCAGCGACACTGCGACCGGCAGCGCCCTGGTGCATGAGATAATGGATGCGATGACAAAGCGGAATTGGTCGCCACAGGATCTGTTTCGCGTTCAATTGGCCTACGAAGAAGCGATCGTCAACGCGATTCGCCATGGCAATCGCCATGACTGTAAAAAAACGGTCGAAGTCAAAATGTCGTGTGACGACGAACGGGTGGAAATACAGATCACCGATCAGGGGTGCGGATTTGACCCCGACAGTATCCCTGACCCACGCAGTGAAGAACTGTTGGAGGTTCCAGGCGGAAGAGGGGTGCTTCTGATGAGTGAAATCATGAGCGAAATTTCCTACAATAAAGCTGGAAACCAAATCACCATGATCAAGCACAAAGAAAACAGCGAAAGCCAAGATGAATAG
- a CDS encoding STAS domain-containing protein, whose amino-acid sequence MSDLSKSATNATSAQLASTLVNIKGDQPWISLSADHLNDAETASELSDHVTQWIESRPSADATDLVAVDLAEVAWVSSVGLNELIEMNRSARKNGVRLVLTNVQTAVREVLVLTRLERMFNIDWEDALICKA is encoded by the coding sequence ATGAGCGATCTAAGTAAATCAGCCACGAATGCAACATCAGCGCAGCTTGCCTCAACTTTGGTGAATATAAAGGGAGATCAGCCTTGGATTTCACTATCAGCGGATCATCTCAATGATGCAGAGACAGCGAGTGAGTTGTCCGATCACGTGACCCAGTGGATTGAATCACGGCCTTCCGCGGATGCAACGGACCTGGTAGCGGTTGATTTAGCCGAGGTCGCTTGGGTCAGTAGCGTTGGCTTGAATGAACTGATTGAAATGAACCGTTCAGCACGAAAAAATGGAGTGCGACTGGTGCTTACGAATGTTCAGACGGCCGTCCGGGAAGTTCTTGTGTTGACTCGACTTGAGCGAATGTTCAACATCGACTGGGAAGACGCGTTGATCTGTAAAGCGTAG
- a CDS encoding dCTP deaminase: protein MLISGEEIQRRMGLDLNIDPFDPLRVNPNSYDLSLHHELLVYEEIVLDAASPNRYRRIEIPPEGLTLQPGLLYLGRTVEFTETHSLVPMIQGRSSFARLGLMVNPGGSLGDIGYCGTWTLDLHCVQPIRIYPNMKVCQIYYLDLLNPGATYCSKKYQNSRDIQPSLIFRELGGDNRDEQMELNFDEILHGSRS from the coding sequence ATGCTGATTTCGGGTGAAGAAATTCAACGCCGAATGGGACTCGATCTTAATATCGATCCGTTCGATCCTCTGCGAGTGAACCCTAACAGCTACGATCTGTCGCTGCATCACGAATTGTTGGTGTACGAGGAAATTGTACTCGATGCCGCTTCGCCAAACCGTTATCGGCGAATTGAGATCCCCCCAGAAGGATTGACTCTGCAGCCAGGCCTGCTGTACCTAGGCCGGACGGTCGAATTCACCGAGACCCATTCGTTGGTCCCGATGATTCAAGGCCGTAGCTCTTTTGCGCGACTCGGATTGATGGTCAACCCAGGCGGTAGTTTAGGCGATATCGGCTACTGTGGTACTTGGACGTTGGATCTGCACTGTGTTCAACCGATTCGAATTTATCCCAACATGAAGGTTTGCCAGATCTACTATTTGGATCTCCTCAATCCAGGTGCGACGTATTGCAGCAAAAAGTACCAAAACAGTCGCGATATTCAGCCAAGCTTGATCTTTCGTGAACTTGGTGGCGACAATCGTGACGAGCAGATGGAATTGAATTTCGATGAAATATTACACGGTTCTCGCTCCTAA
- a CDS encoding LON peptidase substrate-binding domain-containing protein: MDDLDDALRLPDDFDGRVRLFPLPQLVLFPHAMQPLHIFEPRYCEMLNESLASDRLIAMATLTGGFPTPGLKIPPVASTICIGRILSHAELDNDRHNVLLVGAKRATIVRELDTNRPFRIAEVEVHPDIYPPLGAESRGDLKRELLEAFASVIPTGQTAAQNLTELMAGQMGLGPITDIIAYTLPFEVRTKLKLLKLADVDTRAAELIVKLQSGTIELHSTSSEEQFGELGEADDGELDLPEANGNTPFPPPFSQN; encoded by the coding sequence ATGGACGATTTGGATGATGCATTGCGACTGCCAGACGATTTTGATGGTCGTGTGCGGTTGTTTCCGTTGCCTCAACTCGTTCTATTCCCGCATGCGATGCAGCCTCTGCATATTTTCGAGCCACGGTACTGCGAAATGTTGAACGAATCCTTAGCGTCGGATCGCTTGATTGCCATGGCGACGCTGACGGGCGGTTTTCCAACGCCAGGATTAAAAATTCCGCCCGTCGCCTCGACGATTTGCATCGGTCGTATTCTGTCGCACGCCGAACTCGATAATGATCGGCATAATGTCTTGCTCGTCGGTGCAAAACGGGCGACAATCGTTCGCGAACTCGATACCAATCGGCCTTTTCGGATTGCTGAAGTTGAGGTTCATCCCGACATCTACCCACCCTTGGGTGCGGAATCGCGGGGAGATTTGAAACGAGAGTTGCTTGAAGCTTTCGCATCGGTGATCCCGACAGGCCAGACCGCAGCGCAAAACTTGACCGAGTTGATGGCAGGGCAAATGGGGCTTGGTCCCATCACCGATATTATCGCCTACACGCTGCCGTTCGAAGTACGTACAAAATTGAAACTGTTGAAATTGGCGGATGTCGACACTCGCGCTGCGGAGCTAATCGTCAAGCTTCAAAGTGGAACCATCGAACTCCATTCGACCTCGAGCGAAGAACAATTCGGCGAGTTGGGTGAAGCAGACGATGGCGAACTTGATCTGCCGGAAGCAAACGGAAACACGCCCTTTCCACCTCCGTTCAGTCAGAATTAG